In a genomic window of Myxococcota bacterium:
- a CDS encoding cephalosporin hydroxylase family protein has product MAADERLGELSHEWMVRSSQHEYSYHFTWMGRPIIQLPQDIVAMQEILWRVRPELVIETGIARGGSLVFHASILELIGGEGRVLGIDVDLRDHTRRALEEHPMAKRIDVLDGSSIDEALVEQVRERARGRSPVLVILDSNHTHEHVARELELYAPLVTEGSYCVVFDTIVETMPADFYPNRPWGPGDNPWTAVQAFLADHPEWVVDQPFENRLLLTMAPGGYLRRVGRNGESG; this is encoded by the coding sequence ATGGCGGCCGACGAGCGCCTCGGTGAACTCAGTCACGAGTGGATGGTGCGGAGCTCGCAGCACGAGTACTCGTACCACTTCACCTGGATGGGCCGGCCGATCATCCAGCTGCCCCAGGACATCGTCGCCATGCAGGAGATCCTGTGGCGGGTGCGCCCGGAGCTGGTGATCGAAACCGGCATCGCCCGGGGCGGATCGCTGGTGTTCCACGCCTCGATCCTGGAGCTGATCGGCGGAGAAGGGCGCGTACTCGGCATCGATGTCGACCTGCGCGACCACACCCGACGCGCCCTCGAAGAGCACCCGATGGCGAAGCGGATCGACGTGCTCGACGGCTCGTCGATCGACGAGGCCCTCGTCGAGCAGGTGCGGGAGCGGGCCCGAGGCCGTTCGCCGGTGCTCGTGATCCTCGATTCGAACCACACCCACGAACACGTCGCCCGCGAGCTCGAGCTCTACGCACCGCTGGTCACGGAGGGCAGCTACTGCGTGGTCTTCGATACCATCGTCGAGACGATGCCGGCCGACTTCTACCCGAACCGCCCGTGGGGCCCCGGGGACAACCCCTGGACCGCCGTCCAGGCCTTCCTCGCGGACCATCCGGAGTGGGTGGTCGACCAGCCCTTCGAGAACCGACTGCTCCTCACGATGGCGCCCGGCGGCTACCTGCGCCGCGTAGGCCGGAACGGAGAAAGCGGATGA
- a CDS encoding NAD(P)-dependent oxidoreductase yields the protein MSEVLLTGGTGFVGRHVVRPLVERGYRVLRVRSVATAPEPCEGVEELRCDLLDPSALEALFGAHRPQHWLHLAWYTEHGRFWDAPQNLDWLAASARGLRHFVAHGGRRVVMAGTCAEYGPGDAPCDEHATPLTPGSLYATSKRALCDVLRDFAAAAGLSAAWGRIFQPYGPGEPAGRLLPSVIDALQKGEPVRCTHGRQVRDWMYVEDVAAAFAALLDSEVEGAVNIGSGVRASLREVVETVAKRSGVANPTLEFGALPARPDEPQLLVAATERLTREVGWSGARDLAAGLDATLDASKLTRGPLARAATG from the coding sequence ATGAGCGAAGTTCTGCTCACCGGAGGCACCGGCTTCGTCGGGCGCCACGTCGTCCGGCCCCTGGTCGAACGGGGCTACCGCGTACTGCGGGTGCGCTCGGTGGCGACGGCTCCGGAGCCCTGTGAGGGCGTCGAGGAGCTTCGCTGCGACCTCCTGGACCCGAGCGCCCTGGAGGCGCTCTTCGGGGCGCACCGGCCGCAGCACTGGCTGCATCTGGCCTGGTACACCGAGCACGGTCGCTTCTGGGACGCACCCCAGAACCTGGACTGGCTGGCCGCCAGCGCGCGCGGGCTGCGCCACTTCGTCGCGCACGGCGGGCGCCGCGTCGTGATGGCGGGCACCTGCGCCGAATACGGCCCCGGTGACGCACCCTGCGACGAACACGCCACTCCCCTCACCCCGGGCAGCCTCTACGCCACGAGCAAGCGCGCGCTCTGCGACGTGCTTCGGGACTTCGCCGCCGCAGCGGGGCTTTCGGCCGCCTGGGGCCGCATCTTCCAGCCCTACGGCCCGGGCGAACCGGCCGGCCGGCTGCTGCCGTCGGTGATCGACGCGCTCCAGAAGGGCGAGCCGGTCCGCTGCACCCACGGGCGGCAGGTCCGCGACTGGATGTACGTGGAGGATGTCGCGGCGGCCTTCGCCGCCCTGCTCGACTCCGAGGTCGAGGGCGCGGTCAACATCGGGAGCGGTGTGCGCGCGAGCCTGCGCGAGGTGGTGGAGACCGTCGCGAAGCGCAGCGGCGTCGCGAACCCGACCCTCGAGTTCGGCGCGCTTCCCGCGCGGCCCGACGAGCCCCAGCTGCTCGTGGCCGCCACCGAACGCCTCACCCGCGAGGTCGGCTGGTCGGGGGCACGAGACCTCGCGGCCGGCCTCGACGCGACCCTGGACGCTTCGAAACTGACGCGCGGACCTCTCGCGCGCGCAGCCACCGGCTAG
- a CDS encoding DUF3365 domain-containing protein, giving the protein MNERIRNRLTGLSALGAGWLFVVACQPAPQAASGGIEPQLMADALHAVMESDRTVYTRNVVNRLVKEQGVIKASEHWKEEPALPLPAQMFRMGAEMVAKKDVGFSYALLSQWPINKQNTARTDVEKAGLKFVADNKGENFYAEEELGGQKYFTAVYADTAVAPACVSCHNEHKDTPKSDFELGDVMGGVVLRIPLSG; this is encoded by the coding sequence ATGAATGAACGAATCCGAAACCGACTGACCGGGCTCTCCGCATTGGGTGCGGGGTGGCTGTTCGTGGTCGCCTGCCAGCCGGCGCCCCAGGCCGCCAGCGGGGGCATCGAACCGCAGCTGATGGCCGATGCGCTCCATGCGGTCATGGAATCCGACCGCACGGTCTACACCCGCAATGTGGTCAACCGTCTGGTGAAGGAGCAGGGAGTGATCAAGGCGAGCGAGCACTGGAAGGAAGAGCCGGCTCTCCCGCTGCCCGCCCAGATGTTCCGCATGGGCGCCGAGATGGTCGCGAAGAAGGACGTGGGCTTCAGCTACGCCCTGCTCTCCCAGTGGCCGATCAACAAGCAGAACACGGCGCGCACCGACGTCGAGAAGGCCGGACTCAAGTTCGTCGCCGACAACAAGGGAGAGAACTTCTACGCCGAGGAAGAACTCGGTGGTCAGAAGTACTTCACGGCGGTCTACGCCGACACGGCGGTGGCACCGGCCTGCGTGAGCTGCCACAACGAGCACAAGGACACGCCGAAGTCCGACTTCGAACTCGGAGACGTGATGGGCGGCGTGGTGTTGCGGATCCCGCTGAGTGGCTGA
- a CDS encoding c-type cytochrome, translating into MAFALATAGCSDAGAKPEGEATFKVLSQPKTASSGHGGSPPLPAPSVWTTPLEDPDLEAGRVVWTGTCIQCHSIGLGGAPLIGNAELWGPRIAQGLDVLYEHALDGFYGDVGEMPARGGNAALSDDEVRAAVRFMTSRVPAS; encoded by the coding sequence TTGGCGTTCGCCCTGGCGACCGCCGGCTGTTCCGACGCGGGAGCGAAGCCCGAGGGCGAAGCCACGTTCAAGGTATTGAGTCAACCGAAGACGGCGTCGTCGGGTCACGGTGGATCACCACCACTGCCCGCCCCGTCCGTCTGGACGACCCCCCTCGAGGACCCCGACCTCGAGGCCGGGCGCGTCGTCTGGACCGGCACCTGCATCCAGTGCCACTCGATCGGTCTCGGCGGGGCGCCGCTGATCGGCAACGCCGAGCTCTGGGGTCCGCGTATCGCACAGGGCCTCGACGTGCTCTACGAGCACGCACTCGACGGCTTCTACGGTGACGTGGGTGAGATGCCCGCGCGCGGCGGCAACGCCGCGCTCTCCGACGACGAGGTGCGCGCGGCGGTCCGCTTCATGACGTCGCGCGTGCCGGCCTCCTAG
- the rfbG gene encoding CDP-glucose 4,6-dehydratase has protein sequence MGTQGAFDAAYAGRRVLVTGDTGFKGTWLWQWLEALGAEVHGLALPPPTQPSLWEQASLDGAGRHRECDVRDPDAVAARIDAVQPEAIFHLAAQSIVRESYEAPLPTFATNVMGVAHVVDALRTNPRPCALVIVTSDKCYAGDPGTLGHAEGDALGGRDPYSASKGAAEIVTAAYRESFFPADEHDRHGVGIASVRSGNVIGPGDWARDRIVPDAIRALSAGEAVPVRNPGATRPWQHVLEPLAGYLWVGARLLGGRPAEACQAWNFGPALEACRPVREIVDAILKAWGDGRWETAAPGGPPESPTLALAIDKAAAELDWQPVWELGEAIERTVHGYRALLDAPNPDAVRALMTREIEAYTARAADAGRSWAAGAA, from the coding sequence ATGGGAACCCAGGGCGCCTTCGACGCCGCCTACGCGGGCCGCCGGGTCCTCGTGACGGGCGATACCGGTTTCAAGGGCACGTGGCTCTGGCAGTGGCTGGAGGCGCTGGGCGCCGAGGTCCACGGTCTCGCCCTGCCGCCGCCGACCCAGCCGAGTCTGTGGGAGCAGGCGTCCCTCGACGGCGCGGGGCGCCACCGCGAATGCGACGTGCGCGACCCGGACGCCGTCGCCGCGCGAATCGACGCGGTGCAGCCCGAGGCGATCTTCCACCTGGCCGCTCAGTCGATCGTGCGCGAGAGCTACGAGGCACCGCTTCCCACCTTCGCCACGAACGTGATGGGCGTCGCCCACGTCGTCGACGCGCTCCGCACGAACCCGCGGCCCTGCGCGCTGGTCATCGTCACCAGCGACAAGTGCTACGCCGGCGACCCCGGCACCCTCGGCCACGCCGAAGGCGACGCCCTGGGTGGCCGCGATCCGTACAGTGCGTCGAAGGGCGCCGCCGAGATCGTCACGGCCGCGTACCGGGAGTCCTTCTTCCCCGCCGACGAGCACGACCGCCACGGTGTGGGCATCGCGTCGGTGCGCTCGGGCAACGTGATCGGCCCGGGCGACTGGGCACGCGACCGCATCGTCCCCGACGCCATTCGCGCCCTGTCGGCCGGCGAGGCCGTGCCCGTGCGCAACCCCGGGGCGACGCGTCCCTGGCAGCACGTGCTCGAACCCCTCGCGGGCTACCTGTGGGTGGGAGCGCGCCTGCTCGGGGGGCGTCCCGCGGAAGCGTGTCAGGCCTGGAACTTCGGGCCGGCCCTCGAGGCCTGCCGGCCCGTCCGTGAGATCGTCGATGCGATCCTGAAGGCCTGGGGAGACGGACGCTGGGAGACCGCGGCCCCCGGTGGCCCGCCCGAGTCCCCGACCCTCGCGCTCGCGATCGACAAGGCGGCCGCCGAGCTCGACTGGCAGCCGGTGTGGGAACTCGGCGAAGCCATCGAGCGCACGGTGCACGGCTACCGCGCGCTCCTCGACGCGCCGAACCCCGACGCCGTACGCGCGCTGATGACCCGCGAGATCGAGGCCTACACGGCGCGCGCCGCCGACGCGGGTCGCAGCTGGGCGGCGGGGGCGGCGTGA
- a CDS encoding cytochrome c3 family protein has product MRGALAVTWKVWLWIGASVVATALLGLLMFRPDAIESLPVKRTVFLPGATTDGHYQIELACESCHTGNFSNADVLQDACIDCHSAELERVDDSHPKSKFTDPRNADRVAVLDARYCITCHQEHRPEVTTTMGLSLPGDYCHRCHEDIGEDRPTHRDLPFDSCASGGCHNFHDNRALYEDFLVEHRSDPPHKQSPRLPASDLRAWSVEAKLVSGAPLSASDHDAPARQDLADWVADWDGTSHAEAGVNCGDCHAPKGQAWTESPGPDACQSCHVAEREGFLAGRHGMRLAAGLPAMTPSLARLPMHEDAAEHALDCNTCHSAHGFDRRSAAVDACLGCHADDHSTAYADSVHARLWEDESAGRLPAGSGVSCATCHLPRIDDSRLGRRRVAHNQNDFLRPNEKMIRSVCLDCHGLGFSLDALADPALVARNFRGSSSVEVESIHFASVLRWELEGRTPPWKEEKENEHE; this is encoded by the coding sequence ATGCGCGGGGCGCTCGCGGTGACCTGGAAGGTGTGGCTGTGGATCGGAGCCAGCGTCGTCGCGACGGCGCTCCTGGGTCTGTTGATGTTCCGGCCTGACGCGATCGAGTCGCTGCCGGTGAAGCGGACCGTGTTCCTGCCCGGTGCGACGACGGATGGTCACTACCAGATCGAGCTCGCCTGCGAGAGCTGCCACACCGGGAACTTCTCGAACGCGGACGTGCTGCAGGACGCCTGCATCGACTGTCACAGCGCCGAACTCGAGCGCGTCGACGATTCCCACCCGAAGTCGAAGTTCACCGATCCGCGCAACGCCGATCGCGTCGCGGTGTTGGACGCGCGCTACTGCATCACCTGCCATCAGGAGCATCGCCCCGAGGTCACCACGACGATGGGGCTGAGCCTCCCCGGCGACTACTGCCACCGCTGCCACGAAGACATTGGCGAGGATCGTCCCACCCACCGCGACCTTCCCTTCGACTCGTGTGCGAGCGGCGGTTGTCACAATTTTCACGACAACCGCGCGCTCTACGAAGACTTCCTCGTCGAGCACCGCAGCGACCCGCCTCACAAGCAGTCGCCGCGGCTGCCGGCGAGCGATCTCCGCGCCTGGTCCGTCGAGGCGAAGCTGGTGTCGGGTGCGCCCCTCTCGGCTTCCGACCACGACGCGCCTGCGCGTCAAGACCTCGCGGACTGGGTCGCCGATTGGGACGGCACCAGCCACGCCGAAGCCGGAGTGAACTGCGGCGACTGCCACGCGCCCAAGGGGCAGGCATGGACGGAGAGCCCGGGCCCCGACGCGTGCCAGTCGTGTCACGTGGCCGAACGCGAGGGCTTCCTGGCCGGTCGGCACGGCATGCGGCTGGCGGCGGGACTCCCCGCGATGACGCCGTCGCTCGCTCGCCTCCCGATGCACGAAGACGCCGCCGAACACGCCCTCGACTGCAACACCTGTCACAGTGCGCATGGCTTCGATCGGCGCAGCGCCGCCGTCGACGCTTGCCTCGGCTGTCACGCCGACGATCACTCGACGGCCTACGCAGACTCCGTGCACGCGCGCCTGTGGGAAGACGAGAGCGCGGGACGGCTGCCGGCCGGTAGCGGTGTGTCGTGTGCCACTTGTCACCTGCCCCGCATCGACGATTCGCGCCTCGGCCGCCGCCGCGTCGCTCACAACCAGAACGACTTCCTGCGGCCCAACGAGAAGATGATTCGCTCCGTGTGCCTCGACTGCCACGGGCTCGGCTTCTCGCTCGACGCCCTCGCCGACCCCGCACTCGTCGCGCGCAACTTCCGCGGCTCGTCCTCGGTCGAGGTCGAGAGCATCCACTTTGCGTCCGTCCTTCGCTGGGAGTTGGAAGGCCGGACACCCCCATGGAAAGAAGAAAAGGAGAACGAGCATGAATGA
- a CDS encoding methylated-DNA--[protein]-cysteine S-methyltransferase: METVHTTRVDSPIGTLRVASTAAGLCFVELPHHSGRGLGGWLAQRAPGARLEEGFAPNRMAVKQLIEYLEGKRKRFEVPLDLRGTAFQLEVWSALREIPFGDKITYADLAQRVGRPKAVRAVGAANGANPVSLIVPCHRVVNTGGKLGGYAGGLDVKAKLLALEHAQPRQGDLL, translated from the coding sequence ATGGAGACCGTCCACACGACCCGCGTGGACTCCCCCATCGGCACACTGCGCGTCGCCTCCACGGCCGCAGGACTCTGCTTCGTCGAGCTACCCCACCACAGCGGCCGCGGCCTTGGCGGTTGGCTTGCCCAACGCGCTCCCGGCGCGCGGCTCGAAGAGGGCTTTGCGCCGAATCGCATGGCCGTGAAGCAGCTCATCGAATACCTCGAGGGCAAGCGCAAGCGCTTCGAGGTACCGCTCGATCTGCGCGGCACCGCCTTCCAGCTCGAGGTGTGGTCCGCGCTGCGCGAGATTCCCTTCGGAGACAAGATCACCTACGCCGACCTCGCCCAGCGCGTCGGGCGTCCGAAGGCGGTGCGAGCGGTGGGTGCGGCGAACGGCGCCAACCCGGTCTCGCTGATCGTGCCCTGCCACCGCGTGGTGAACACGGGGGGAAAGCTCGGTGGCTACGCCGGCGGCCTCGACGTGAAGGCGAAGCTCCTGGCGCTGGAGCATGCCCAACCGCGCCAGGGCGATCTGCTCTAA
- the rfbF gene encoding glucose-1-phosphate cytidylyltransferase — translation MSAGGDPKVVILCGGLGTRLREETEYRPKPMVTIGDRPILWHIMKGFSSHGFRDFVLCLGYKGEKIKEYFYNYDILNTSFTIELGSKKQVEFHYEIPEADWRVTLADTGEHAMTGARVRRVAKYIEGDRFLLTYGDGVSNVDVRRLLEFHRAHGKTATVTGVHPPSRFGELVVDDAGRVLEFAEKPQARGSYINGGFFVCERSFFDYLEDDDSCVLENEPLERLAAAGELMTYRHDGFWACMDTYRDFSYLNDLWSRGEAPWRVWDRAPSDPTPR, via the coding sequence ATGAGTGCCGGCGGCGACCCGAAGGTCGTGATCTTGTGCGGAGGGCTCGGGACGCGCCTGCGCGAAGAGACCGAGTACCGCCCGAAGCCGATGGTGACGATCGGCGACCGCCCGATTCTCTGGCACATCATGAAGGGCTTCAGCAGCCACGGCTTCCGCGACTTCGTGCTCTGCCTCGGATACAAGGGCGAGAAGATCAAAGAGTACTTCTACAACTACGACATCCTGAACACGAGCTTCACGATCGAGCTCGGCTCGAAGAAGCAGGTCGAGTTCCACTACGAGATCCCCGAGGCCGACTGGCGCGTCACCCTCGCCGACACCGGCGAGCACGCCATGACCGGCGCTCGCGTCCGTCGCGTCGCGAAGTACATCGAGGGCGACCGCTTCCTGCTGACCTACGGCGACGGTGTGTCGAACGTCGACGTGCGTCGCCTCCTCGAGTTCCACCGCGCCCACGGCAAGACCGCGACGGTGACGGGTGTGCACCCGCCGTCGCGCTTCGGCGAGCTGGTCGTCGACGACGCAGGGCGCGTGCTCGAGTTCGCGGAGAAGCCCCAGGCCCGGGGCAGTTACATCAACGGCGGCTTCTTCGTCTGCGAGCGCAGCTTCTTCGACTACCTCGAAGACGACGACAGCTGCGTGCTCGAGAACGAACCGCTCGAGCGGCTCGCCGCCGCGGGCGAGCTGATGACCTATCGCCACGACGGCTTCTGGGCCTGCATGGACACCTACCGCGACTTCTCGTACCTGAACGATCTGTGGTCGCGGGGGGAGGCCCCCTGGCGGGTCTGGGACCGCGCGCCCAGCGACCCGACCCCGCGCTGA
- a CDS encoding FAD-dependent oxidoreductase, translating to MSGSAANFWSRPRSHTAPTDRAESADTAARLVIVGGGMVAQHLVERLVARGGSEHFHIRLISEEPTAPYDRVHLGAVLDGGAPSALRLRDDDWYEHHHIGLRLKERVSAIDPGRKCVTTDAGRDVSYDQLVLATGARAWLPDIPGIDLEGVYPYRTLDDVERIADAARHAERVAILGGGLLALEAAASLREQGLEVVVLERAPHVMTRQLEREGAEVLQRRLESLGIEFRVQAPVDAITPTESGLALSLPSGESLDVGAVVVATGIRPRDELAREAGIACHHGGGIEVDDALATSDPDVAAIGECARHAGRLYGFVAPCYAMAEALVDRLLGGQGSFSPAVPSATLKVEGIAVSSVGDVLEDGPGYRALTWQEGERYRRVLLQDGCIVGASELGTGGEFPRLQEAVARGARVGVRQERRFAKSGRLWGEGLGPELAEWPDSAVLCTCTGVTCGAVRKAFAEGARTSQRLGESTGAGSVCGSCKPLLEEIAGERIGAQRESAGRRLGIAALVGLAALAVVATVGPIPMTTSVLETPSFDFLWRDAWWKQVSGYSLLAACVASLLLSLRKRWPRFRAGSFAHWRFVHTVLGVSTVAGIGWHTGFRLGENLNFALMTSLLGVVLLGSLTALVTSLEHRLPSPWGGGLRRAWTAAHIVLFWPMPVLVGFHVLSVYMY from the coding sequence ATGAGCGGGTCCGCCGCGAACTTCTGGAGCCGACCTCGGAGCCACACCGCCCCCACCGACCGCGCGGAGTCTGCCGACACCGCAGCGCGTCTCGTGATCGTGGGCGGGGGGATGGTCGCGCAGCACCTCGTCGAACGCCTTGTCGCCCGCGGCGGCTCGGAGCACTTCCACATCCGCTTGATCTCCGAGGAGCCGACGGCTCCCTACGACCGGGTCCACCTGGGCGCGGTACTCGACGGAGGCGCTCCCTCCGCCCTGCGCCTGCGGGACGACGACTGGTACGAGCACCACCACATCGGACTGCGCCTGAAGGAGCGGGTCTCGGCGATCGACCCCGGGCGCAAGTGCGTCACGACCGACGCCGGACGGGACGTGTCCTACGACCAGCTCGTGCTCGCGACCGGCGCGCGGGCCTGGTTGCCCGACATCCCGGGGATCGACCTCGAGGGTGTGTACCCCTATCGCACCCTCGATGACGTCGAGCGCATTGCCGACGCGGCTCGCCATGCCGAGCGCGTCGCGATCCTCGGCGGGGGGCTGCTGGCCTTGGAGGCCGCTGCGTCGTTGCGCGAGCAGGGCCTCGAGGTGGTGGTGCTCGAGCGCGCGCCCCACGTGATGACACGTCAGCTGGAACGCGAAGGGGCGGAGGTCTTGCAGCGGCGACTCGAGTCGCTGGGAATCGAGTTCCGGGTGCAGGCGCCGGTCGACGCGATCACGCCCACCGAGAGCGGCCTGGCGCTCTCTCTGCCCTCGGGCGAGTCGCTCGACGTGGGAGCCGTGGTCGTCGCAACCGGAATCCGCCCGCGCGACGAACTGGCGCGCGAGGCCGGGATCGCGTGTCACCACGGCGGCGGCATCGAGGTCGACGACGCGCTCGCGACCTCGGACCCGGACGTCGCGGCGATCGGCGAGTGCGCGCGACACGCAGGCCGCCTCTACGGGTTCGTCGCCCCCTGCTACGCGATGGCCGAGGCGTTGGTCGACCGCCTGCTCGGTGGCCAGGGGAGCTTTTCCCCGGCCGTCCCGTCCGCGACCCTGAAGGTCGAAGGCATCGCGGTGTCGAGCGTCGGCGACGTGCTCGAGGACGGGCCCGGCTACCGCGCACTCACGTGGCAGGAGGGCGAACGCTATCGCCGCGTCCTGCTCCAGGACGGCTGCATCGTCGGCGCCAGCGAGTTGGGGACGGGGGGTGAGTTCCCGCGTCTCCAGGAGGCGGTCGCGCGCGGCGCGCGCGTCGGTGTTCGCCAGGAGCGCCGCTTCGCCAAGAGCGGGCGCCTGTGGGGGGAGGGGCTCGGGCCCGAACTCGCGGAATGGCCGGACAGCGCGGTGCTCTGCACCTGCACCGGCGTCACCTGCGGCGCGGTTCGCAAGGCCTTCGCCGAGGGGGCGCGCACCAGTCAGCGGCTGGGCGAGAGCACGGGTGCCGGCAGTGTGTGCGGCTCCTGCAAACCGCTCCTCGAGGAGATCGCGGGCGAGCGGATCGGTGCGCAGCGCGAGAGTGCCGGCCGGCGCTTGGGGATCGCGGCCCTCGTCGGGCTCGCGGCCCTGGCCGTCGTCGCAACGGTCGGGCCGATTCCGATGACGACGTCGGTGCTCGAAACGCCCAGCTTCGACTTCCTCTGGCGCGACGCCTGGTGGAAGCAGGTGAGCGGCTACTCGCTGCTGGCGGCCTGCGTCGCGAGCCTGCTGCTCTCTCTGCGAAAACGCTGGCCGCGTTTCCGCGCGGGGAGCTTCGCGCACTGGCGCTTCGTCCACACCGTCCTCGGCGTCTCCACCGTCGCTGGGATCGGTTGGCATACCGGCTTTCGTCTGGGCGAGAACCTCAACTTCGCGCTGATGACGAGTCTCCTCGGCGTGGTGTTGCTCGGGTCGTTGACGGCACTCGTCACCAGCCTCGAGCACCGCCTGCCTTCGCCCTGGGGCGGCGGCCTGCGCCGCGCCTGGACGGCGGCGCACATCGTCCTCTTCTGGCCCATGCCAGTGCTGGTCGGGTTCCATGTTCTCTCGGTCTACATGTACTAG
- a CDS encoding sigma-54 dependent transcriptional regulator: MVPGSEDPGAPATAPDAASGSAPTTGDDPVGTAPTGAAGIEAAGTAAEPHAILLVDDEPAILESLELTLGADYRVFTAATGEEGLGILERENISLIITDQVLPTMSGVEFLEHAIETAPHAIRMMLTGYADIGSLARAVNEGRIYRYIAKPWEPDEVRLNVKRALESFELAGENAQLSAALAQANERLRAENIVLRREVERRYAFDQIIGSSAAMNAVFEVMEKVAGTDATVLITGETGTGKDLVARAIHYSGLRKDQRFLAQNCAALPDTLLESELFGHTRGAFTGAHENKKGLFEVAHRGTVFLDEIGETHPGMQVRLLRVLQDGEIRPLGSSDTRKVDVRIIAATNRDLLAEAEANRFREDLYYRLRVVEIHLPPLRERREDIPALAHHFLDRASEKMDRNLRGFTNSAMDRIVAHRWDGNIRELENEIERVVALAGDAEAVGEDMLSEHIRGAVAEPVSGGGGDGIPAGLTLNAAVEALKRRMILDAIAETGSKSKAAERLGIPRQSLQKMMKRLDLNDA, from the coding sequence ATGGTGCCCGGCTCCGAGGATCCCGGGGCCCCGGCAACGGCCCCGGACGCCGCCTCCGGATCCGCCCCGACGACGGGCGACGACCCGGTAGGCACCGCTCCGACCGGTGCAGCGGGGATCGAAGCGGCCGGCACGGCGGCCGAGCCCCACGCCATCCTGCTCGTCGATGACGAGCCCGCGATCCTCGAGTCGCTCGAACTCACGCTGGGCGCCGACTACCGGGTCTTCACCGCCGCGACCGGCGAAGAAGGTCTCGGGATTCTCGAGCGCGAGAACATCTCGCTGATCATCACGGATCAGGTGCTGCCGACCATGAGCGGCGTCGAGTTCCTCGAGCACGCGATCGAGACTGCACCCCACGCGATCCGCATGATGCTCACCGGCTACGCCGACATCGGATCGCTCGCGCGCGCGGTGAACGAAGGCCGCATCTACCGCTACATCGCGAAGCCCTGGGAGCCCGACGAGGTCCGGCTGAACGTGAAGCGAGCGCTCGAGAGCTTCGAGCTCGCCGGCGAGAACGCCCAGCTCAGTGCGGCCCTGGCCCAGGCGAACGAACGGCTGCGCGCCGAGAACATCGTCCTGCGGCGCGAGGTCGAGCGTCGCTACGCCTTCGACCAGATCATCGGATCGAGCGCCGCCATGAACGCGGTGTTCGAGGTGATGGAGAAGGTCGCCGGCACCGACGCGACCGTGTTGATCACGGGCGAGACGGGCACGGGCAAAGACCTGGTGGCCCGCGCGATCCACTACAGCGGCCTGCGCAAGGACCAGCGCTTCCTCGCCCAGAACTGCGCCGCCCTGCCCGACACCCTGCTCGAGAGTGAGCTCTTCGGGCACACGCGAGGTGCCTTCACCGGGGCCCACGAGAACAAGAAGGGTCTCTTCGAGGTGGCCCACCGGGGCACGGTCTTCCTCGACGAGATCGGCGAGACCCACCCGGGCATGCAGGTGCGGCTCCTGCGGGTGCTCCAGGACGGCGAGATCCGGCCCTTGGGTTCCTCGGACACCCGCAAGGTGGACGTCCGCATCATCGCGGCCACCAACCGCGACCTGTTGGCCGAGGCCGAAGCCAACCGCTTCCGCGAGGACCTCTACTACCGCCTCCGGGTGGTGGAGATCCACCTTCCGCCGCTGCGCGAGCGCCGCGAGGACATCCCGGCCCTCGCGCACCACTTCCTCGACCGCGCCAGCGAGAAGATGGACCGCAATCTGCGCGGATTCACCAACTCGGCGATGGACCGCATCGTGGCCCACCGCTGGGACGGGAACATCCGCGAGCTCGAGAACGAGATCGAGCGCGTGGTCGCGCTGGCGGGCGACGCCGAAGCGGTCGGGGAGGACATGCTCTCCGAGCACATCCGCGGCGCGGTGGCCGAGCCGGTGAGCGGCGGAGGTGGTGACGGCATCCCGGCGGGGCTGACCCTCAACGCGGCGGTCGAAGCCCTGAAGCGGCGCATGATCCTCGACGCCATCGCCGAGACCGGGAGCAAGAGCAAGGCGGCCGAGCGCCTGGGGATCCCGCGCCAGTCGCTCCAGAAGATGATGAAGCGGCTCGACCTGAACGACGCCTGA